From the genome of Nicotiana sylvestris chromosome 2, ASM39365v2, whole genome shotgun sequence, one region includes:
- the LOC104225150 gene encoding protein GAST1-like has protein sequence MAGKLSIVLFVILVVFLAQNQVSRAKLVLDPKLQTQRNNQMYGVSQGSLHPQDCLPKCTYRCSQTSFKKPCMFFCQKCCSKCLCVPPGTYGNKQTCPCYNNWKTKEGGPKCP, from the exons ATGGCTGGGAAACTGAGCATTGTCTTGTTTGTTATTTTGGTAGTTTTTTTGGCCCAAAATCAG GTTTCAAGAGCCAAACTAGTGCTTGATCCGAAGCTGCAAACACAGAGAAATAACCAAATG TATGGCGTTAGTCAGGGAAGCCTCCATCCTCAAG ATTGTCTACCGAAATGCACGTATCGCTGCTCACAGACTTCATTCAAGAAGCCCTGCATGTTTTTCTGCCAGAAATGTTGTTCTAAGTGTCTGTGTGTGCCCCCTGGCACCTATGGCAACAAACAAACCTGCCCTTGCTACAATAACTGGAAAACCAAGGAAGGTGGCCCCAAGTGTCCCTGA
- the LOC104225152 gene encoding F-box/kelch-repeat protein At3g23880-like: MERLYYAKVSTLHRTEKKKLPRYTVCYILHPPWSYFEVSNDNSDVKDCSLSSLLHNSVTEAFDLDYPGKNPNHFPRIVGSINGLICLVINSFDGLPDLFLWNPSVRKYKKLRNYRLNLSRRYHEDECVDFNFGFAYDEFQNDYKVVGVFPIYRCIHLCRIEVKIYSLKSNSWRSIDHFKGRLLLDDHSGKLVNGKLYWLDKGWNIVSIDLACEKWAEVEQPCSCKKCGFLSLGVFRSDLSAFCNEAWTHVDVWVMKEYGVKESWVKIFTIKSPVDSTANIFYPPILMSNEGEILIQFVSRFTKYNSKDESIKYLDVTNFAPSLEAQIYVKSLVCPFIRKGPRTQQQWS; this comes from the exons ATGGAAAGGCTCTATTACGCAAAAGTTTCAACACTACATCGCACAGAAAAGAAGAAGCTGCCCAGATACACTGTTTGCTACA TACTACACCCACCATGGAGTTATTTTGAGGTATCTAATGATAACAGCGACGTTAAGGACTGTTCTCTTAGCTCTTTACTTCACAATTCTGTTACTGAGGCATTTGACTTGGATTATCCTGGTAAAAATCCCAATCATTTTCCTCGGATTGTGGGTTCTATTAATGGTTTGATTTGTCTCGTCATTAATTCGTTTGACGGTTTACCTGACTTGTTTCTATGGAATCCATCAGTTAGAAAGTACAAGAAATTGCGTAATTATAGACTTAATTTAAGCCGCCGTTACCATGAGGATGAATGTGTTGATTTTAATTTTGGTTTTGCTTATGATGAGTTCCAAAATGATTACAAGGTAGTGGGTGTTTTCCCTATTTACAGATGTATACATTTATGTCGTATTGAAGTTAAAATATATAGTCTAAAGAGTAATTCTTGGAGAAGTATTGATCATTTTAAAGGTAGGTTGTTGTTGGATGATCATTCGGGTAAGCTTGTGAATGGGAAGCTTTATTGGCTTGACAAGGGATGGAACATTGTTTCTATTGATTTGGCTTGTGAGAAATGGGCAGAGGTAGAGCAGCCCTGCTCTTGTAAAAAATGTGGTTTTTTGAGTTTAGGTGTGTTCAGGAGTGATCTTTCTGCGTTTTGTAATGAAGCATGGACTCATGTAGATGTATGGGTTATGAAGGAGTATGGGGTAAAAGAATCTTGGGTAAAGATATTTACCATCAAGTCTCCTGTTGATTCTACGGCAAATATATTTTATCCACCGATTTTAATGTCAAATGAAGGTGAAATTTTGATTCAGTTTGTATCACGTTTCACAAAGTACAATTCAAAGGATGAGTCGATCAAATATCTGGATGTTACCAACTTTGCTCCATCTCTTGAAGCACAAATCTATGTTAAGAGCCTAGTTTGTCCCTTCATACGGAAGGGACCTCGAACGCAACAACAGTGGAGCTGA
- the LOC104225149 gene encoding DNA-directed RNA polymerase 2, chloroplastic/mitochondrial yields MSSTKTPISLTIKLNQFTDKPTGLDINPYHNSPIMWRNIIKQLSSRTPQKLLFSSKNRTYSFLGFGQDSIFKDNTKFRSLIPISCSNIVMGFQNLGEYLPGDEFLSRPLIKNQVNNNFCCRKSYASVAEAVAVSSTDAEEDVSVVDEVHELLTELKKEEKKQFAFRRRKQRMLTSGMGHRKYQTLKRRQVKVETEAWEQAAKEYKELLFDMCEQKLAPNLPYVKSLFLGWFEPLRDKIAEEQELCSQGKSKAAYAKYFYQLPADMMAVITMHKLMGLLMTGGDHGTARVVQAALVIGDAIEQEVRIHNFLEKTKKQKAEKDKQKEDGEHVTQEQEKLRKKVTNLMKKQKLRAVGQIVRRQDDSKPWGQDARAKVGSRLIDLLLQTAYIQPPANQLAVDPPDIRPAFVHSVRTVAKETKSASRRYGIIQCDELVFKGLERTARHMVIPYMPMLVPPVKWTGYDKGGHLYLPSYVMRTHGARQQREAVKRASRNQLQPVFEALDTLGNTKWRINKRVLSVVDRIWAGGGRLADLVDRDDAPLPEEPDTEDEALRTKWRWKVKSVKKENRERHSQRCDIELKLAVARKMKDEESFFYPHNVDFRGRAYPMHPHLNHLGSDICRGVLEFAEGRPLGESGLRWLKIHLANLFAGGVEKLSLEGRIGFTENHMDDIFDSSDKPLEGRRWWLNAEDPFQCLAVCINLSEAVRSSSPETSVSHIPVHQDGSCNGLQHYAALGRDKLGAAAVNLVAGEKPADVYSGIAARVLDIMKRDAQRDPAEFPDAVRARVLVNQVDRKLVKQTVMTSVYGVTYIGARDQIKRRLKERGAIADDSELFGAACYAAKVTLTALGEMFEAARSIMTWLGECAKIIASENEPVRWTTPLGLPVVQPYRKIGRHLIKTSLQILTLQRETEKVMVKRQRTAFPPNFIHSLDGSHMMMTAVACRRAGLNFAGVHDSYWTHACDVDKLNRILREKFVELYEAPILEKLLESFQTSYPTLLFPPLPERGDFDMRDVLESPYFFN; encoded by the exons ATGTCCAGCACTAAAACCCCCATTTCCCTTACCATCAAACTAAACCAATTCACTGATAAACCCACAGGTTTAGATATAAACCCATATCACAATTCCCCTATTATGTGGAGAAATATAATCAAACAGCTCTCTTCAAGAACCCCACAAAAGCTTCTTTTTAGCTCCAAGAATCGTACTTATAGCTTTCTTGGTTTTGGTCAAGATTCAATTTTTAAGGACAATACGAAATTTAGATCCTTAATTCCAATTTCTTGTTCAAATATTGTGATGGGGTTTCAGAATCTTGGCGAATATTTGCCTGGGGATGAGTTTTTGAGCAGACCCTTAATAAAAAACCAAGTGAATAACAATTTTTGCTGTAGAAAGAGCTATGCTAGTGTAGCTGAGGCTGTAGCAGTATCTTCCACTGATGCTGAAGAAGATGTGTCTGTGGTTGATGAAGTTCACGAACTGTTAACAGAAttgaagaaagaagagaaaaagcaGTTTGCTTTTAGGCGCCGGAAGCAAAGGATGTTGACTAGTGGTATGGGCCATAGGAAGTATCAAACACTTAAAAGGAGGCAAGTTAAAGTAGAGACAGAGGCATGGGAACAAGCAGCAAAGGAGTATAAGGAGCTTTTGTTTGATATGTGTGAGCAGAAATTAGCACCCAATTTGCCTTATGTGAAGTCATTGTTTTTAGGATGGTTTGAGCCATTGCGCGATAAGATAGCTGAAGAGCAGGAATTATGTAGTCAAGGGAAGAGTAAAGCAGCTTATGCTAAGTACTTTTATCAGTTACCTGCAGATATGATGGCAGTTATCACAATGCATAAGTTGATGGGATTGTTGATGACGGGTGGTGACCATGGTACTGCACGAGTGGTACAAGCTGCGCTTGTTATTGGTGATGCAATCGAACAGGAG GTTAGAATACACAACTTTTTAGAGAAAACAAAGAAGCAGAAAGCCGAGAAAGACAAGCAAAAGGAAGATGGGGAACATGTCACTCAAGAACAAGAGAAACTGCGCAAGAAAGTCACTAATCTGATGAAAAAGCAGAAGTTACGTGCAGTGGGCCAGATAGTGAGACGTCAAGACGATTCAAAGCCCTGGGGGCAAGATGCTAGAGCGAAG GTTGGAAGCCGGTTGATTGATCTGCTTCTGCAGACCGCTTATATACAGCCTCCTGCTAATCAGTTAGCAGTTGATCCACCTGACATTCGACCTGCCTTTGTACACAGTGTTAGAACTGTGGCTAAAGAAACAAA GAGTGCCAGCAGAAGATATGGTATTATCCAATGTGACGAACTGGTTTTCAAAGGGCTTGAAAGAACT GCAAGGCACATGGTGATACCTTACATGCCAATGTTGGTGCCTCCAGTGAAGTGGACAGG TTATGATAAGGGTGGACACCTCTATCTGCCTTCATATGTAATGCGGACACATGGAGCAAGACAACAACGTGAAGCGGTAAAGAGAGCCTCTAGGAACCAGTTGCAACCAGTTTTTGAG GCTCTTGATACTCTGGGAAATACCAAATGGAGGATAAACAAAAGGGTACTTTCTGTCGTTGATAGAATATGGGCTGGTGGCGGTCGGCTGGCTGATTTGGTTGACCGTGATGAT GCCCCTTTGCCAGAAGAACCAGATACAGAAGATGAGGCACTACGCACGAAGTGGAGGTGGAAAGTAAAATCTGTcaagaaagagaacagagaaagGCACTCACAACGATGTGACATCGAGCTCAAACTCGCT GTAGCGCGTAAAATGAAAGATGAAGAAAGTTTCTTCTACCCGCACAACGTTGATTTCCGAGGTCGTGCATACCCGATGCATCCACATTTAAACCATCTTGGTTCTGATATCTGTCGGGGTGTCCTGGAGTTTGCCGAAGGTCGTCCTCTTGGAGAGTCAGGCTTGCGCTGGTTGAAGATACACTTGGCAAATCTATTTGCTGGTGGTGTGGAGAAATTATCTCTCGAGGGTAGAATAGGTTTTACTGAAAATCACATGGATGATATATTTGATTCTTCTGACAAACCACTTGAAGGAAGGCGCTGGTGGTTGAATGCAGAGGATCCCTTTCAGTGCCTGGCTGTATGCATTAATCTTAGTGAAGCTGTCAGAAGCTCGTCCCCAGAGACGTCAGTTTCTCATATTCCTGTGCACCAG GATGGTTCCTGCAATGGTTTACAACATTATGCTGCCCTTGGAAGAGATAAG TTGGGAGCTGCTGCAGTTAATTTGGTTGCTGGAGAAAAACCTGCTGATGTTTACTCTGGCATAGCAGCTAG AGTCCTTGATATTATGAAAAGAGATGCACAGAGAGATCCTGCAGAATTTCCAGACGCTGTGCGTGCAAGGGTTTTAGTTAATCAG GTTGACAGGAAGTTGGTGAAGCAGACTGTGATGACATCAGTCTATGGGGTCACTTACATTGGGGCTCGTGATCAAATAAAGAGGAGGTTAAAGGAGCGTGGAGCAATTGCTGATGATTCTGAGCTATTTGGTGCTGCTTGCTATGCTGCAAAA GTCACGTTAACTGCATTAGGGGAGATGTTTGAAGCTGCACGCAGCATCATGACTTGGCTCGGAGAATGTGCTAAG ATAATTGCTTCTGAAAATGAACCAGTCAGATGGACAACTCCTCTTGGACTTCCAGTTGTTCAGCCTTACCGCAAAATTGGAAGACATCTT ATTAAGACGTCTCTCCAGATTTTGACTTTGCAACGGGAAACAGAAAAG GTAATGGTCAAGAGGCAAAGGACAGCTTTTCCGCCAAACTTCATTCACTCCCTTGATGGTTCACATATGATGATGACTGCAGTTGCATGCAGAAGGGCAGGCTTAAATTTTGCAG GTGTTCATGACTCGTATTGGACGCATGCATGCGATGTTGATAAGTTGAACAGGATATTGAGAGAAAAGTTTGTAGAGCTTTATGAAGCTCCAATTCTTGAGAAA TTGTTGGAGAGCTTCCAAACTTCTTATCCTACATTGCTATTCCCACCTTTACCTGAACGTGGGGACTTTGATATGCGAGATGTTCTAGAATCTCCTTATTTCTTCAATTGA